In Candidatus Obscuribacterales bacterium, a single window of DNA contains:
- a CDS encoding POTRA domain-containing protein, whose amino-acid sequence MLPGIFCFSSQSVAALENSRSIFEEPRTEMGAIAQADARPSVDRLNLGDLDGSDAPLSIEPSSLQPPTEPLLILPDPIPVPSDPVPVPASDRSPIRESSDQDNPVAQREAPDAPPRSIPSDLYGSEPYSPNRSEASSSGFLDAPVSQVLPAPLFDDPLFDDPLFDDDLPPPLPPRDELLRPVEPDAPEDPSLDNLDRIVVERFEFVGNTAFSDADLEEVTQPYTNRPITLDELYEARSAVTQLYLDAGYVTSGAFIPPQPIQAGVVLMELVEGRLEGIEVRNNQRLGDRYFSRRIALGADSPLNVNDLLERLQLLQLDPRIQTLTAELSAGPELGTSVLILDVLEADTFNIIGTLDNRRSPSVGEFRQRLEISELNVGRAGETLNLNYAHTSGSDALEGRFRVFLNPQGGTLELNTGVGMAEVIERPFNQLQVESESNFIDLTYRQPLFQTLNEELAVGITASRQQTRSILDLPANVGGPFPLTVGGADENGYTRVVALRLFQEWLRRSSQDVFAVRSQFSLGLDALDATVNQGRPDSRFLAWRGQGQWLHLFAEDALLLVRSDIQLSTDSLVSLEQFGIGGQDTVRGY is encoded by the coding sequence AGCCACGGACTGAGATGGGAGCGATCGCCCAAGCAGACGCTAGACCTTCTGTAGATAGGCTCAACCTGGGGGACTTGGATGGGAGCGATGCCCCCCTATCGATTGAACCCTCCTCCCTCCAGCCTCCCACTGAACCGCTGCTCATCCTCCCTGACCCTATCCCGGTTCCCTCCGATCCTGTTCCAGTTCCTGCTAGCGATCGCTCCCCTATCCGAGAGTCTAGTGATCAGGATAATCCGGTGGCTCAGAGGGAGGCTCCAGATGCTCCACCCCGGTCTATCCCCTCAGATCTATATGGTTCAGAGCCATATAGCCCAAATCGTTCAGAGGCAAGTAGTTCTGGTTTCCTAGATGCCCCTGTGAGCCAAGTGCTGCCAGCACCGCTGTTTGACGATCCGCTGTTTGATGATCCGCTGTTCGACGATGATCTACCGCCGCCCCTCCCGCCCCGGGATGAGCTGCTGCGTCCCGTTGAGCCAGATGCCCCTGAAGATCCTAGTTTAGATAACTTGGATCGAATTGTGGTAGAGCGATTTGAGTTTGTGGGCAATACAGCGTTTAGTGACGCTGACCTCGAAGAGGTTACCCAACCCTATACCAACCGGCCGATTACCCTGGATGAACTGTACGAGGCGCGATCGGCGGTGACTCAGCTTTACCTGGATGCGGGCTACGTAACATCCGGGGCCTTCATTCCTCCCCAACCGATCCAAGCTGGCGTGGTGCTGATGGAACTGGTGGAAGGACGGCTAGAGGGCATTGAAGTCCGCAATAACCAACGCTTGGGCGATCGCTACTTTAGCCGGCGTATTGCCCTAGGGGCAGATAGTCCCTTAAATGTGAATGATCTATTGGAGCGGCTGCAGTTGTTGCAGTTGGATCCCCGCATCCAGACTCTCACCGCTGAGCTATCTGCTGGCCCAGAGTTGGGTACGAGTGTCTTGATCCTTGATGTGCTTGAAGCTGATACGTTTAATATTATCGGCACCTTAGATAATCGGCGATCGCCCAGTGTGGGTGAGTTTCGTCAACGGCTGGAGATCAGCGAACTCAATGTAGGCAGGGCAGGTGAAACCCTCAACCTTAACTATGCTCACACCTCGGGCAGTGATGCTCTGGAAGGACGGTTTCGTGTATTTCTAAATCCCCAGGGTGGCACCTTGGAACTCAATACGGGTGTGGGCATGGCGGAGGTGATTGAGCGGCCGTTTAACCAGCTTCAGGTCGAGTCCGAGTCGAATTTCATAGACCTAACCTACCGCCAGCCGCTGTTTCAAACCCTGAATGAAGAACTGGCCGTGGGCATCACCGCCAGCCGCCAACAAACCCGCAGCATTCTAGATCTACCGGCGAACGTGGGTGGGCCATTTCCGCTAACGGTGGGAGGGGCTGATGAAAATGGCTACACCCGCGTGGTGGCGCTGCGCTTGTTTCAAGAATGGCTGCGGCGCAGTTCCCAGGATGTGTTTGCGGTGCGATCGCAATTCAGTTTAGGCCTAGATGCCTTAGACGCCACGGTGAACCAAGGACGGCCCGACAGTCGCTTTTTGGCATGGCGTGGTCAGGGTCAATGGCTACATTTATTTGCTGAAGATGCCTTGCTGCTGGTGCGCAGTGATATCCAGCTTTCCACCGACTCGCTAGTGTCCCTAGAGCAGTTTGGTATTGGTGGTCAGGATACGGTGCGCGGTTATC